The Pseudochaenichthys georgianus chromosome 20, fPseGeo1.2, whole genome shotgun sequence genomic interval ccacgcggaacctctgccttgcaaacattgcatctggctgttacactgccttggctttcaattttataatacttccaaactcctgacattttctctgtcccgactcccgagtcaccagctgaacgtagcctctcgttagcttactgctactattagacacggcgcccactctgttgccagatttcagagaaataagcaaccaggtctatgaaaacaagcccaaagaaagcaacacatacatgatgtgtaattttaaaccaaaactaagtcctcaggatgactttaagacgtgaacatggtcatttttataaaaattttttttttgaaaatcccgatccccgattttttgaaaatcacgtgatcggctccgatccccgatcacgtgatcggattcgatcacgtgatcggattcgatccccgatcacgtgatcggatccgACATCtctatttttttacattattattctaaagctgtgactgttttgtttttatattcagcactgtggtgaggtattttgagtaactgaagtgcattcctccctgtaacaaacaggctggtgttgttgtacagtagttgggtgtcctgtcactgtggacaggtgctactgcaaagtttacattttgttattataaagctgcaacaattctattttttatgttcagcactcaggcagcagcaatatctttattttagttactgtatGTTTTGTTACCAGAGAGACTTGAGTTTAAGTCAAGCACTTTGTTTAAAGCCACAGTAGTTGGCTGTCAAATTCATTTTAGTTACTCTCTGTTTTTGCTACAAGAAACTGAGTCTTGGATTTAAGTCCAGCACTTTGATGTTGATGGTGTCTGTTAAGCCACAATAGTTGGCTCCAGGTtccacattttgaatgtagtaatgtttgttcagtattcagcaactacagactaaagacaaagttatgtttttgttacaagagagacaaatgttgtctgtttaaatgcattgtactcacgtgacgtctaagagtaagagtgcaataaatattttcattgaaacgatgagaatcgtgtgagaatcgtgatctcaattcttatagaggaaaatcgtgattcacatttgagcaagaatcgtgcagcactaccgcaaggacacctggcctcctattggttgagggattttgacaggattgttgcacaaaagttttgagcgcgcacagaataaatctgagagcagaaatGTCACGAGCGCACAGAAACAGCCTGAGTGCGAGGAGAAGGTTTTAAGCTGGAACACAGGAAATCtgtaagcagcaatatatctgagtgcaagcgtacagtttgagcagaagcagagcaaatctaagcgcaagcaggcactatttgagtgcgagggcagggtttgagggaaagaagtcaataaagtatgctctcaaatttaaataccacgctcttgaataaagatagggaataacccccatactggcacacagtcatctatcactcatcacaatgcccaggtcacacgtaacaaaaacacttgcaggtcgcgcgcatagcgcgggaaggccgcagcggagctgttttatgtagaagcgaagcaattcttttcttttaatctaaaaagcgaactattcagtcagacagcaatttattgtaaaagtaaatcatttacattttcaagcactttatctcaatttcaaacaccattcccaaaattcaagcactttcccaaccttgaaaacaccacgtcaaatttcaagcattttcaaggatttcaagcaccagtaCGAACCCTGATAATTGTATGTTCTAAAATGGAACTACTACTAGTACATTAAATGTTAAACAACTTTTAAGATGTAAAATGCCAGAACAGCGCACAGCATGGCAGAGAAAACATGTGACTCACCGttgatggggggggggtgggggtccGGGGCGGGTCCGGGAGTTGGTTCCTCCCGACAGAGTCCGGGTTAGTGCTGACACCGTGCGGCTAAAATCCCTAAATCCTCTGCGAGACAAGTCTCCTCCACCCGAGGGGTGATGGGATAGCGTCCGTGGTCTGAAGTGCCTCCAGCGGCTGGATTTAATGTTCAAAATAATCTGGCTGAGGTCCATAGGGGCTGGTGATGAAGAGGCGGGGGGGTGGGAGGAGCTGGTGGGGTGCGAGGTATTGGTTTCTGAGGTACTGCCGTTGGAGTTGCGGAGTGGAGAGCGTGGAAGTGGAGGGGAGAGCGGCTCAGGCTCCGGGTCGGAGTCCAAACTCTGACAGACGGCGTCTAGTTCTGTGTGCGCTCGGTCCAACAAGACCCTAAAACAGAAACAAACGTGCACATCAGAGAGCTGTTCAACAGGGATCTGAGGTCAGGTGGAAGGGGGAACATCCTGCAGTCATTAGCTGGTCATTACAGCGCCAACATCCTTTACTTATTTTTGAGGCATTGCACAAGGGTGGATATTCCTTGCATACCATTCATGTAATTACAATGTGCCTTTGGCTAGTACTGAATACAGCTGGGTATTGCATAAAAACGGAAGGTTTACAGACACGCGGATATCATAATTAAATTCCAGAAATTCCGCTTGCGGGTTGTTATGAGAGCAAAAGTCATATTGTTGAAGAAATTGTAATAGTGACAATTTTGAATTTCATGCCAACAGGTTACACTGCTTTTGTGCATAAACAAAGATACAAAATCACATATTTTCCACACGCACAACATGCTATTGCTAATCTCATGAGAGTCAGTGAAACAGATCCCCCCTAACATCCCCTGGACCACTCCTCCAGTCAGTGCTTAATTCACTCGTGTGTGTAATTACTCAGGAGATAGGAGACAGAGCTGAAGGACATGCTGCTGTTTGAACCTGTCTCTTAGTTTCCTGATTCGTCGACAGGCCACAGTGGCGGGCGAATCCCCCAAAAGGGACTGTCATGTTTATCGTTTTAGCAGCCAGCTTGATATTCATAATAAAATGAGCCCGCCGAATGAACGCTGGTCACCTGCCAAAGAGCCGGTATGgtaaacagccccagcagctaCTGCCAACACTTGGCTCCATTTCCCCCCCGCTCAATATTGGCACTGGCAGCATTCCTGCACTCTTCAATTACAATTTTCAACATTTTATCAGACTTCGTTTTATACCAGAATTTCCCAGTTACAATCACTTAGAATAAATGCAAAGTAGATGGACAAGGTtatataaccctaaccctacttcAATTTGAATATTGCACTATTCAATAATGGACATTTGATCAAATTCCAattaatcgtgcagccctaggcAACAGGATTACAATTTTCTCAAAATATGAGGTTATGCATATTTTTctgatttatttaaatgtattggaAGCGATCCACTTCCATTTAGCTTGTGTACCTTTGGAACAATCCAAGCCTCCCTGATCAAACCTCTGCATTATGTGGAGCACTCAGTGGGACTGAACTCACCTTCCTCCTCTGCCCATCCGGCGCCGGGCCAAACCGATGCATCGCCGCGGCACGTTCAGCGAAGTCAGACAGTAACGGAAGCGAGAGTCTCCGAGACCCCCGTCAGACGGGCTGACCCAGGGCCAGCTGCCACTCTGCTCCGGACGAGACTGGAGGGAGGAgagcaaaatgagaaaaatgttTGATTGAAAACTATAATAAAACATTTACTTTTTGTAAGTCACTATGTGTaacattttcagctaaatgttATGTTATATATGAAAACACAGCGAGACGTCACATATTAAAATATAGGGCAACAAATAAGACACTGGCAAACGGAACGtgtttgtattgcattgtttggtCCAGCAGAGTGGAAGACTAACAGCCAGTCTGGCCAgcctgctgctgttgttgttggcaCTAAAAATAGAACCAGGAGTCACAGGAGGGCACTCACAGCGTAGTACTGACAGCCGGCCTTCCTCCTGAACGCATAGCAGCCATCTGGGTCGTTCTCCTCCTCTGCCTCCGAAGAACCTGAATGGATCTACACAATGAAAACAACTTCAGTTAATAAAGATTAAAGGACTTGAAACCACACATTTGTACACAGGTGAGCATATCACTGGAAAGCTGTATTTTAAGATttgctgaaaaaaaaaaatcatattattGATGCAAATAatgtaatgaaataaataaaatgctgGGTAATTTAGGGATTGGAGACGTTGAGAAATCATCAGAAATCCAGGGAAATGGCATTACTTATTTACTGCACATTCTTAAATTTAACTTATGTTTTAGGAATACTTTtatcatattttatttattaagtCTTTTATTGCACAGTTTTCCTATAACTTCTTCTTctcaaatatttttattttattctaaaaTGGTCATGAAACCCAATGTCCCCATGAGGTATTCTCATTGTGAAATCTAAGACGATATCTAGTCTCATATTACGCTAAGGATATCATATCGATATATCGGCCAGCCAGAGGGGCATTACAGCCCTACCCCTCTgttttttaatataaatattCATATTACTGAATTGAAACAACATGACATCACAACACTCGCGCTTGAAAGGAATTTACCTGTGAGAAGGGTTCTTCGTCTGAGCTGGGGAAATCGTACTGGTTGAGGTCCTTGGGATTGAACACGGAGGGTCCTGAATGTTGAGGCGCTGACAGAGGCGGGATCTTGGGTTTCTTTTCGTATTTCCTCTTGGTTCTTATTGCCTCCGTCTTCTCCGGCTGTGAGaaggagaaggggggggggggaccgtGATAATGTTATAGCGGCAGTGTGCGTAATCAGAAAGGCATTTAAAGATGCAATGCAATACTGTTGGTGGCCGTCTAGTGTGTGTAGAAACAACCACGAGTAAAAGAGGCATTGACATGCAGATGGCAGCATGTGCCAGATGCTGCTGCCTAGCCAGATGGCTGACCCCCCCTTCTCAAGCCACCCGTGCCACCGTTCACCCGGACTTCCCCATCGGTACGGCCCCTCCCCGACTGAACAGACTCCAACTCTACTAGGATTAGTCAGATCCCATTCAGGCCTCAGACAAAGCAAACAGAGAGGCAGGGACTCTACAGTGGAGGACTGCTGCATTAAATCAACACAAGGAAgggagtgtggggggggggggtatagcTAAATAAGCATCGGTAAACAATAGGGAGAAGTCAACCAGCTGGTAGAGGAAAAGGCAGAAAAGAAGGGGGGACACTGGAGCGAATGAAGTCTTAATGAAAGAGGTGCCTCAGAGTTCCCCATACTGCTGTGTAATGAAGTCCTACACTGCAGAAACATATGGCAGCGTGGCTTGGAGTCAGCATATTTAAATATGTACCAAGCAGCCTTAATCGCACTCAGTGGTGTTCTCGCATGACCTCTGAACAATGTCCAGAGGAGAGGGTCATTTGTCTGACAATAATAAACAATTATTGGTGGACCCTTCTCCTCCACCCGGTTTGTTTTCTTAAGGTTTCTCAAGCTGCATGACAGAAACATCATGGACTAATTCATGGAACAGAAATTCACTATTTTCCCCTGGGAGCAAAAATCTGACATTATGCTGACTTTGGACTAGTTAGCTGGGAAGCTAAAGTCTGTTTAATGTCGGACATTTGCATTCACACGTAAAGCTCTTCGAatgatgtgttgcactgttgcacTGCATGTGTGAAAGAGGCCGAAGTGTTATAGTGCGAGTCTTTTTAGCTACCCTCAAGAGCCTTTCATTTGACACTATAACGTATTGTcctttgaaaaataaatgtgcATCATTTCTTTCAGTGAAaaatacacattcatggttATCTTTTTAAATAATTCATACCTAGTTGCCACTTTAATTGGTCAACATTTTCTCGCTAATCGAGGAGGAAAGGATAGATTTTGGACATTATTAGGAGGAAGCACATGTGGATTGTTTTACCTTCTTGTAGTCCTTCATGTCCAAGTGGTCCTGGTGTCTGTACTGGTTGCTGTTGGACGGGGGAATGATGGGGATGGTGTAGACAGGCTTCACCAGAGCTCGCTGTGCAAGAGCTTCCGCCATCACCTCACTGCCATAGTCTGGCATTACATTCctgaagaaagaaagaaaaggtaGTGGCGTTGGTAGCTGATGTTTACAAATCAACTGCAGGACTTAGCAACATGATTGTAGGTTTAAGCATAACTTTCCACTGCATACAGCCATGACCAGCACAAAAAACAGCCTTAACATCAGTACACAGGAGCAGCCTAAAACCACTACTTCCTGTCAGACTACACATTCCCTATGCCGGCATAACAGCATGAAGTGGGCCGGGGAAGAACTCTATTGAGAGTGGAGAGGTCCAATCTGGGAGTGAACGCTGGCAGTGATGCACGGGCAGAAACCAGGCCGGGATAACAAGAGGAAATTGAAATGTCACTACAAATCAAACGCACTTCGAGGAGAAGGGTCCAATTTAAGCTCACAGTGACAGCTACTTTCAGAGCAAATTCATTCCATTCGCATGTCATGGTAAGATGGATAACAAAGCTCCACAGGGGAAACAAAGAACAACTCAAAGCGGAGCTTGGGTAAGAAAATAATGAATGGAAACACAAAATAATACTAACATACAGTCTAGCGTACTTCGTGAAAAGATCCACACACAGAAGTCAATAAGCTAATTTGCTCCTGACACTGCTGAATAAATAACGCGAGCTTTAAATTGATAAGGCGTTGTACATAACTGCACCCCCAATTAACACATGCAGCGAAGCCGGACCATACAGAAAAAGGGCTGTTGACTTCTTTACAGCATCAATCTTGGCAGACACGTTTCCTAATGACCTCTACTTGGGATTCCAACTTATTAACGATTAAACAAAACCTTGATTAAACATGAAGGTTGACCACACGAGTCAAAACACCACAGGTCTGACACTCATCAGGAGAAACACAATTCACTTTAAACCTCACCAGAAAACATTGCCAAAGAATGACAGGATATGATATAATAATGTATCTTATATGAAGCATCTGTCTCATCAAGTAAGTGAAGCATACCTTTATCATACTCTTGATCTAAGAGAAAAGACCCCCAAATATCAGCTTCTCGCAGACAACTCTTGCTGGTCTTTCTTACCTCTTCTCCACGATCTCCAGTGTGAGGTGCAGCAGTTCCCTCTTGCTCTTCTCCCTCCTCTTGATCATCTCCAGGATGGTGACCGCTCGGCTCAGGTCCCTGCGCAGCTTCAGCATCTTCTCATACGATGCCTCGTCGTTCTTTCGATTCTGGAAACAGAAAGGAAGTTATAGAGTGCTTCTTAGAACTGTGATTTCAGTATAATAATGACTATCCAATGTAGTGGTGCGAGAACCCACACAAGCTCTAATGTAGGGATTCCTACCTTCCTGGTCTGCATCTTCTCCGTCCGTCGGCGGAAGGCCACGTAGGGGTCGCTGGTGCTGGAGCCGTCCCTCTTCTCCCCCTTGCAGGTGGGGATGAGGGACCCCCCCGTGCAGGTTTTCCTCTTGCGGCTCCAGTAGTCGAACACCTCCTTGATCAGCTCATCgtcctccttcagcagcagcttgGCCTCCTGGAGACTGACGAGCTGCGGGGCAACAGAAGAGAGACAGAGTCAGTGCGATTCAAATGTAACACGTCGTCCTCTTGGGATGCATGGAGAAGAATACAGTGAGACCAAACCAGAGAGAAACCAGGTGTTTTAAGCACGTTTAAGTCCATTTAACAGCAATGAACAAGCGAAAACACAGATTTTTAGCAAGTCTAGTAAACTTATACTTCTAAGTTTGACAGATGTATGATTTTGAGTATTCAGAGAATGCAATACCTTGTTGTGTAAAAAGGATTAGAAACTATTTATGAAACCAAAGATCAAGGCTACGACCCACCTTTGGATTTACTAAATGACAGGGTGAGAACCAGTATTTCAGTCTGTGTAAGTAAAGCCAGAGATGCAAACAACATGCAAACAAGTGTTTTCTTCCCACACAGACTGATAAATACCTGCTGTCCGCTGCCTTTCTCCAGGCGGTCTATCATTTCCTCAAACTGTAGGGCTGTGATTTCCATTTTCTTCTTCAGCTTATTCACAAACGTCTCGTCCTCTGAATCCAGGTCGTAGTCTGGCTGCTCCGCATCCAAACTGAAAGCTGTGGGACGGAGAAGGGCTGGTTACTGAAGAGACAGACACTCGTTTCAAAAAGGCATCCCCAGGAACACAGCAACCTCAAGTAGACACAGCATTGCTTCTGTTAAAACTGACTTTATTACCCAGTAATCAAGTCATTATGATAATTGCAATTAAGTTATTTTCCCACGTTGCGCAGCCCTTTCAAAAGGTATTAGTGATACATTTCCACATCATGGTTATTATGCATAGTCATACAATTAGGCAGCAGTGCATTTCAGGCAATACACACAAGTCACTGTGTTTgttaaataaacaaacacactTTTTTATGGCAAAGCACTGAGCTTGTGTTTGTTTATGTGCCTTCCCCAACTCAATTAAGCTGCGGGGCGAACCCCAGAATCCAGCCTGGGAACTTTACCAGATATTTGCTCATAAATATTACCCGTGGCTACAGTTCGTCTGGCCAGAATCTGCAGCCATGGCCTGGAGATCCTCCAGACAATAACATGGAAGTCTGGTCGAATATGAACAGTGTCTGTTGATATCCATGAAATACTGTGAACAGCAAAAGAAACATCACCGTCACTATGCTCTAATCGTGGCATGAACTTGCCAAGACGTGAGGCTTTGTAAACGGTATGCAGTGATCCTCTTCACCACCCTGTATTTCCACTGTTAGATAACTCctctagtgttgcacggtgtaccgatacttgaaaggtaccgcgataccctgccgttaaaaacggtacgattcctccgtttcattagtatcggtactttaagaatgacggggaaaagtactccgtgtgtgtgtgttcagcgctctgcttccactccctgcactgcagccgtgcctgcagtcccgctcctctcaagcacgttctaagtctctcccctctctcgtgcacgcggccacgcgctagctgccagagcatgtgagaaaacgagaagcatggctgcaagtgggagtgcaactgccgctgcgcctcggcttgttgacaaaaaagacgccagaagtctgtgaacgggccgttcaggtgttcagagcagagccccctgtcggagcagcagagcgtgatgtgcactaaaaagtgtttctgtcgcaatattatcgttgagcaaacttaactagcaaactagcatcactatctgctaacgttagctttagccttcgttttctattagtttttttcataggctataaacggaggtggtataagtatatatcttgtacttgagtaaaagtagaagtacccaggtcttgtacttgagttaaagtagaagtaccagaatgtaggaacaatcctgcaatcaaaatgttcctcaaataaaagtacaaaattattatcatcaacatatagttaaagtagcgacagtaaaagtagaaatgctcaggtcttgtactagaagcaccagagtgtaggaatactctgttacagtaaaagtactgcattcaaaatgttcctcaagtaaaagtattaaagtagcgacagtaaaagtagtcattgtgcagattggtccatttcagaataatatatatgatgtgttttataatgattgatcatgaaagtgttctcaaagctggtgaaggtgcagctagtctgaagtactttgtagactgcagggcagctggtggatttactccaggtggaactaaagtctgatttaacacttggttatatttcacatcattcctccacatctgtgaagtaactaaaggtattaaatatatgtagtggaggaaaagtacaccatgtacctctgaaccgtagtggattagaagtacaaagtagcaaaagaaacattgaaatacttaaataaagtacaagtatctcaaaattgtacccaagtagtacttgagtttatgaacttagttactttacaccacgggctatacagatagaaagactaagccttgcacagaggcatgaaaatacattttcaaaatgctcaacagtgctgccaaaattataaactcactgctacacaattaaaataaatgcttttatatatatttatattagatgtgactctttggcgtttctgttcttagtaacactgctgctttagttgttctgactgctaaaatcatctgttattcctaactttaaagccgatattccgtgtttccctttttttaagaaaagtatcgaaaaagaatcggaatcgcaattcttgacttggtatcggtatcgaaaccaaaatgttggtatcgtgacaacactaaacTCCTCAGGTCTACATGTTGCTGTTCAAACACCTGTCATGGCTGGCGTCGATAGCAAACAAGAAATGTGTTGTAATTGTATGTTGAGATATACTTCTTCATGTGACTTCCAGTCTGTTGTGTGATTCCATTCTCTCCAGGAGAGGGAACTTCAACAAATCACTGTTGCAACCAGAAAAACAAACTATGCTCGCACAATATATTACAGCAGAGGGAAGTTTGGAATCCATGGCGGTTTCACAAATGATAGACGGCTGATACAGGCTGCACTTCCTTTTGGTTGCAGAGCTATCATTTCACCTTCTGCAAACATGCCAAATCCCAATTTAGAATAGAGCATGCTGTGGGTGCAACTCTTCCCTCTTCCAACCGCTCCAACACTTCAGAACATTTTCTGAAATCACATCTGCTCTCTGAACCTCTAGGGATAACTACAAACCCGCTGTAGTACCACACAAGACagatcagtgtttcccctaggtgtACTGACTTGGCAGTGTGCTGCTCGGGTACCcccaacatttttttatttggaaTTTTTgttatcctctggagcagagagaggagctgtggattattgttattgatatcGTACAGTTACAAGGTATTTGTacattaaaaa includes:
- the LOC117465641 gene encoding enhancer of polycomb homolog 1-like isoform X1, with product MSKLSFRARALDASKPLPVFRCEDLPDLHEYASINRAVPQMPTGMEKEEESEHHLQRAISAQQVYGEKRDNMVIPVPEAERNITHYDSLYPGEFKMPKQLIHIQPFSLDAEQPDYDLDSEDETFVNKLKKKMEITALQFEEMIDRLEKGSGQQLVSLQEAKLLLKEDDELIKEVFDYWSRKRKTCTGGSLIPTCKGEKRDGSSTSDPYVAFRRRTEKMQTRKNRKNDEASYEKMLKLRRDLSRAVTILEMIKRREKSKRELLHLTLEIVEKRNVMPDYGSEVMAEALAQRALVKPVYTIPIIPPSNSNQYRHQDHLDMKDYKKPEKTEAIRTKRKYEKKPKIPPLSAPQHSGPSVFNPKDLNQYDFPSSDEEPFSQIHSGSSEAEEENDPDGCYAFRRKAGCQYYASRPEQSGSWPWVSPSDGGLGDSRFRYCLTSLNVPRRCIGLARRRMGRGGRVLLDRAHTELDAVCQSLDSDPEPEPLSPPLPRSPLRNSNGSTSETNTSHPTSSSHPPASSSPAPMDLSQIILNIKSSRWRHFRPRTLSHHPSGGGDLSRRGFRDFSRTVSALTRTLSGGTNSRTRPGPPPPPHQRVHSGAVPAAPGAAGPHAETAAGAEPTAASQQPCSPNTQHTGSRVQDVGPGQRSVCCVGAHHHQPAAHLQVQRGAGSGGRGQRGHGGGRCFQGLASLRPPRRPPPDHPVSPHPPLHGPRLPAALLQLGVPGRPHLPHLHLHPWRPRSSRAGDSGMQRRQRHPRHHSGPHREQHLSERAPHPPDPRPRAILCLKAVSLHQPDHAQSLRGGGHGAGLEVRGTQG
- the LOC117465641 gene encoding enhancer of polycomb homolog 1-like isoform X3; amino-acid sequence: MVIPVPEAERNITHYDSLYPGEFKMPKQLIHIQPFSLDAEQPDYDLDSEDETFVNKLKKKMEITALQFEEMIDRLEKGSGQQLVSLQEAKLLLKEDDELIKEVFDYWSRKRKTCTGGSLIPTCKGEKRDGSSTSDPYVAFRRRTEKMQTRKNRKNDEASYEKMLKLRRDLSRAVTILEMIKRREKSKRELLHLTLEIVEKRNVMPDYGSEVMAEALAQRALVKPVYTIPIIPPSNSNQYRHQDHLDMKDYKKPEKTEAIRTKRKYEKKPKIPPLSAPQHSGPSVFNPKDLNQYDFPSSDEEPFSQIHSGSSEAEEENDPDGCYAFRRKAGCQYYASRPEQSGSWPWVSPSDGGLGDSRFRYCLTSLNVPRRCIGLARRRMGRGGRVLLDRAHTELDAVCQSLDSDPEPEPLSPPLPRSPLRNSNGSTSETNTSHPTSSSHPPASSSPAPMDLSQIILNIKSSRWRHFRPRTLSHHPSGGGDLSRRGFRDFSRTVSALTRTLSGGTNSRTRPGPPPPPHQRVHSGAVPAAPGAAGPHAETAAGAEPTAASQQPCSPNTQHTGSRVQDVGPGQRSVCCVGAHHHQPAAHLQVQRGAGSGGRGQRGHGGGRCFQGLASLRPPRRPPPDHPVSPHPPLHGPRLPAALLQLGVPGRPHLPHLHLHPWRPRSSRAGDSGMQRRQRHPRHHSGPHREQHLSERAPHPPDPRPRAILCLKAVSLHQPDHAQSLRGGGHGAGLEVRGTQG
- the LOC117465641 gene encoding enhancer of polycomb homolog 1-like isoform X2, producing MSKLSFRARALDASKPLPVFRCEDLPDLHEYASINRAVPQMPTGMEKEEESEHHLQRAISAQQVYGEKRDNMVIPVPEAERNITHYDSLYPGEFKMPKQLIHIQPFSLDAEQPDYDLDSEDETFVNKLKKKMEITALQFEEMIDRLEKGSGQQLVSLQEAKLLLKEDDELIKEVFDYWSRKRKTCTGGSLIPTCKGEKRDGSSTSDPYVAFRRRTEKMQTRKNRKNDEASYEKMLKLRRDLSRAVTILEMIKRREKSKRELLHLTLEIVEKRNVMPDYGSEVMAEALAQRALVKPVYTIPIIPPSNSNQYRHQDHLDMKDYKKPEKTEAIRTKRKYEKKPKIPPLSAPQHSGPSVFNPKDLNQYDFPSSDEEPFSQIHSGSSEAEEENDPDGCYAFRRKAGCQYYASRPEQSGSWPWVSPSDGGLGDSRFRYCLTSLNVPRRCIGLARRRMGRGGRVLLDRAHTELDAVCQSLDSDPEPEPLSPPLPRSPLRNSNGSTSETNTSHPTSSSHPPASSSPAPMDLSQIILNIKSSRWRHFRPRTLSHHPSGGGDLSRRGFRDFSRTVSALTRTLSGGTNSRTRPGPPPPPHQRVHSGAVPAAPGAAGPHAETAAGAEPTAASQQPCSPNTQHTGSRVQDVGPGQRSVCCVGAHHHQPAAHLQVQRGAGSGGRGQRGHGGGRCFQGLASLRPPRRPPPDHPVSPHPPLHGPRLPAALLQLGVPGRPHLPHLHLHPWRPRSSRAGDSGMQRRQRHPRHHSGPHREQHLSERAPHPPDPRPRAILCLKAVSLHQPDHAQSLRGGGHGAGLEG